From Uloborus diversus isolate 005 chromosome 8, Udiv.v.3.1, whole genome shotgun sequence, a single genomic window includes:
- the LOC129227517 gene encoding estradiol 17-beta-dehydrogenase 8-like, producing the protein MAYSSLLLKGKTALVTGGGSGIGRAVCLTFAKEGATVIATDINDDAAKETIQTAEDAVKHFAQSVDVSNSESVESLMSKIKQSCPIPDVLVNCAGITRDTFMLKMTESMFDDVIKVNLKGTYLMTQAVSKLMIDTKVDDGSIINISSVSGKIGNVGQCNYAASKAGVEGLTKTVARELATYNIRCNAVMPGFIDTPMVATVPDKVIERIKSEIPLKRLGKPEEIADVCVFLASRRSSYITGSVIQVSGGLFM; encoded by the exons ATGGCTTATTCTTCACTTTTGTTGAAAGGTAAAACAGCATTAGTGACTGGTGGGGGTAGTGGTATTGGGAGAGCAGTTTGTTTAACTTTTGCAAAAGAAGGTGCTACTGTCATTGCAACAGATATAAATGACGATGCTGCTAAAGAAACGATTCAAACAGCTGAag ATGCAGTCAAGCATTTTGCACAATCTGTTGATGTTTCTAATAGTGAATCTGTGGAAAGCTTGATGTCCAAAATAAAGCAGTCATGTCCAATTCCTGATGTTTTGGTGAACTGTGCAGGCATAACTCGTGACACCTTCATGTTAAAAATGACTGAGTCCATGTTTGATGATgtcataaaagtaaatttaaaaggaACATATCTAATGACTCAGGCAGTGAGTAAGCTTATGATAGATACTAAAGTAGATGATGGTTCAATAATAAACATTTCAAGTGTTTCTGGGAAAATAGGAAATGTTGGTCAGTGTAATTATGCAGCATCTAAAGCTGGAGTTGAGGGTTTGACAAAAACTGTTGCGCGGGAATTAGCTACATATAATATCAGATGCAATGCTGTGATGCCGGGTTTTATAGATACGCCTATGGTAGCCACTGTACCAGATAAAGTTATAGAACGTATAAAAAGTGAAATTCCACTCAAACGATTAGGCAAACCTGAAGAAATAGCAGATGTGTGCGTCTTTTTGGCCTCACGTCGAAGCTCATACATAACTGGCAGCGTAATTCAAGTTTCTGGAGGACTTTTTATGTAA